GTAGATACTTCAGCAAGTTCTAGACATCTAGAAGCAAGAAATCTAAATTAAGAAAAGAGATAGATCAATCCAGGTTTAGCCTTATTAACATGCATCATCATACACATAGCTAAATGAGACACAGACTTAAAGCAATATAACTGAATAATTAGCCAAGAACACTTTCAAAGGGCATTATTATAATTGTTAATAGCGAGATGGTTCTAACCTTTACCACAGCCAAGAAGCTGATCTGCAGTAGATTGAATGATCGTGTCATCAGACTTCTCAAGATCCCGAGAGAACCACTGAACCGTTGATGCAATACCATCCTACAATCCAACAAGAGCTAATGAATCCAAGGAAGCTTTCAACCAGCTGAatatgataaaaacaaataaaatcctATTTTAACTCACTTCAAGTGTCACAACAGGTGTGTAACCAAGATGCTTCTTAGCTGCATTGCAGTTAAAAGTTCTCATTGATGAAGCTAACAGAGCATACTGATGAGCTGTGTCATAATTACTCCCAAGACCCTCCTTTTCGTGTGTCCATTTAAGAagtgagaaaacaaacaaaaccagcCGAACAGGAAGTTTAATAGATGGTCTGCAATTGAcgagaagaaaaatatcaaaacaagtaAACCAGAAAGTTGGGTCTAAGGATCTGAAACTTATCAAAATGATGAATATTTAGATATTAGGAGACGGAAACATGTACAAGATAGTAGCTATCCAAAAAACAACATAATATGGCCGTACTCGAAACAGTTCCACTAGATAAGGTAGATTATGACATCTATCATTAGAAAAATACTACGAATGCAGATGCTTTAATAAGGGAACATTCAGGGTAGGTTCATAAATTCTGAGGGACCTTCGACCATGCCGCAGCAGACACCGGATAATCAGGAAATAGCGAGAGAAAGAAGTTCACAACAAGTTTCATTGTATCAAAAACTGTTTGGATGCTCATTTACCTTGGGTATCCCAGACCTCCAACAATGTGGCTTACAAAGTCCAAAAATCTGACCGGCTTGAGGTTTGTGATAAAAAAGTCCTACATATAGTCGGCACAGAACAACTTTCATCAAATATAACAGTCATGCGTTTCAGGAGTGATTTGGCAGATACATATGCTTCAGAGTTACCTTTCCAGCCACATACTCCAACTGTGAATCTAATGCTTCTGCGGCGCATATATGTGCATGAGAAACGTTCTCAGAGTAAGTGAAATCAGACATATTTTCACCAGTCCCGATTATAAACTGAAATTTTAAAGACCAAGACAGTCATTctccaaacaaaagaaacccaaGAATACATCAAGCTCAAGGAATCTCTTATTCCAAAGGGAAAAACTACCAGGTATCGTTAGATAATAAACATAACTCAATAATGTGATGACATAATAATAAGACCTTTGCATATCCGGACTTGGCTAGATTCACAAGGAAAGGTACAAACTCCGTGTCACCAGGTCCAAAAACAATGCTAGAGCGAAGTGCACAAGTTAAGAGACCATCACGGGTGTTAGCAAATTTGATCAAAGCTTCCGCTTGAGCTTTAAAGTCTGTCAACATGGATTGGAACTGCAACAGAATCAGAGCAAAACAGTTAAACAGATATCATCTCTGAACAagagcaaaaaggaaaaaaaccaacaaaacaatcatCCTCAGGGATTACCTTCAAGGGACGTCTCAAGGATTCATCACCATCATGTATAGGTTGGGAGCCATCAAAAACAACGTCAGCAGTACTGTTGTAGATAAGTTTTCTGACTCCAGATTCACGACATGCAGAAATCACATTTCTTGTACCTATCAGGGGGTCAACGACATATACGATTAACCACCCAAGGTTAAAGTAATAAAATGGTAAAGCATTTTGAAGTGAGCAAGAACTTTACCTTGAACAATAACCTTGTAGCAGTCAAAGTAATCATCGGAACGTAAATCAGTAGCTCCCATGTAAAATACAACATTGGAACCCTCAGTAACTGcaaagaacaaacaaaccatATGATGTTACAATCACATCCCAAcatctaaaaacaccaaaactcaAATCAGAACCCAAAACtctcaaaaatccaaaaaaatctcCCACAGTATTTTCTCAGATACCAAACACCGATCTGTCCAGCATTCATACAGAGAGAAATAAGAAGCAAACCTTTAACGATCTGAGGTTTATCACGAACATCGACGGAGTGGTAAGAAGCACGACCGGAGGAGAGAGCATCCACAAGGACCGAATCGGATTCGTCAAGGTTTAGAGAGTGAGCGGAATCAGCGACTCGTACTGTCCAGTTTCCGAGGCGAAGCAATCTAGAGACAAGCGATCTACCAATGAACCCTCCGCCGCCAAGGACGACACATGTCTTGAGGTTGAGATGAGAATCGCCATGGACGGAATCTTCTCCCTCCATTGTTAGGATCgccgaattaaaaaaaaaaaaccccaagcTCTCTATTCGCTTTTTTCCGATATATCGAACTCGCGCGAGTCAACTCAGCGAAAAAGGTCGGGTCGGGTTGGATCAGTGCACAAAAAGCTGAATATACTACTAATGTTGAAGGGTTGCTTTGGCGGGCAGATCATACGCTtgcaacctctctctctctctctctctccactcgCGAAACCTTTTAGCGTTTCCAT
The sequence above is drawn from the Camelina sativa cultivar DH55 chromosome 4, Cs, whole genome shotgun sequence genome and encodes:
- the LOC104782858 gene encoding 3beta-hydroxysteroid-dehydrogenase/decarboxylase, whose protein sequence is MEGEDSVHGDSHLNLKTCVVLGGGGFIGRSLVSRLLRLGNWTVRVADSAHSLNLDESDSVLVDALSSGRASYHSVDVRDKPQIVKVTEGSNVVFYMGATDLRSDDYFDCYKVIVQGTRNVISACRESGVRKLIYNSTADVVFDGSQPIHDGDESLRRPLKFQSMLTDFKAQAEALIKFANTRDGLLTCALRSSIVFGPGDTEFVPFLVNLAKSGYAKFIIGTGENMSDFTYSENVSHAHICAAEALDSQLEYVAGKDFFITNLKPVRFLDFVSHIVGGLGYPRPSIKLPVRLVLFVFSLLKWTHEKEGLGSNYDTAHQYALLASSMRTFNCNAAKKHLGYTPVVTLEDGIASTVQWFSRDLEKSDDTIIQSTADQLLGCGKVADILLWRNEKKTFVSFVFLNLLYYWFFFSGKSFTSSAAQLLFLFAVALYGLAFVPSKILGFQVKKIPPWRFEISESAVRDFSKDVVVVWNHGVDRFNSLSRGGDWIKFFKIAGSLYLLKLILSRSLAAFLFTVMSFSFTAFFIYEQYELELYYLARIFVECLTVVKRMVPVSDAPAKPMFL